A single region of the Rhodococcus sp. W8901 genome encodes:
- a CDS encoding ammonium transporter has translation MPETIDAGTTAWLLVSTALVLLMTPGLALFYGGMVRSKGVLNMIMMSFVSIALVTVVWLFAGYSLAFGDDIGGGLIGGLEHFGMAGITPDTVHGQVPEFLFATFQLTFAILTAALISGAIADRAKFSSWMFFVPVWALLVYVPVAHWVWGPDGWISKLGALDYAGGLVVEIVSGASALALALVLGPRIGFRSEPMRPHNLPLVLLGVGLLWFGWFGFNAGSAMAADGTAAAVFLNTLVAGCTGLLGWLFVEQKRDGHPTTFGAASGVVAGLVAITPSCGWVGMVGAAVIGLVAGSVCSFAVGWKFRFGYDDALDVVGVHLVGGIIGTLLIGLLAAEVMTGGVEGLLYGGGLAQLGKQALAVAVVGLYAFGVTYGLGKLIDRLVGFRVTAEQETSGIDLALHAESAYEHAVLAHGTQPGLFSREHERPRQRPEPETDGV, from the coding sequence ATGCCCGAAACAATCGATGCCGGCACCACCGCCTGGCTGCTGGTGAGCACCGCCCTCGTGCTGCTCATGACGCCGGGCCTGGCCCTGTTCTACGGCGGCATGGTCCGCTCCAAGGGCGTCCTCAACATGATCATGATGAGTTTCGTCTCGATCGCCCTGGTCACCGTGGTGTGGCTGTTCGCCGGGTACAGCCTCGCGTTCGGCGACGACATCGGCGGCGGTCTGATCGGCGGCCTCGAGCACTTCGGCATGGCGGGCATCACCCCCGACACCGTGCACGGCCAGGTTCCGGAGTTCCTGTTCGCGACGTTCCAGCTGACGTTCGCGATCCTCACCGCGGCGCTGATCAGCGGTGCGATCGCGGACCGCGCCAAGTTCTCGTCGTGGATGTTCTTCGTGCCGGTGTGGGCGCTGCTCGTCTACGTCCCCGTCGCGCACTGGGTGTGGGGACCGGACGGCTGGATCTCGAAGCTCGGCGCCCTCGACTACGCCGGCGGCCTGGTGGTCGAGATCGTCTCCGGCGCGTCGGCACTGGCCCTGGCGCTGGTTCTCGGCCCGCGGATCGGGTTCCGCAGCGAGCCGATGCGCCCGCACAACCTGCCGCTCGTGCTGCTCGGTGTCGGCCTGCTGTGGTTCGGCTGGTTCGGGTTCAACGCCGGCTCCGCGATGGCCGCCGACGGCACCGCCGCCGCGGTCTTCCTCAACACCCTCGTCGCCGGCTGCACGGGCCTGCTGGGCTGGCTGTTCGTCGAGCAGAAGCGCGACGGGCACCCCACCACGTTCGGCGCGGCGTCGGGCGTCGTCGCCGGCCTGGTCGCGATCACCCCGTCGTGCGGCTGGGTCGGCATGGTCGGCGCGGCCGTGATCGGCCTCGTCGCCGGCTCCGTGTGCTCGTTCGCGGTGGGCTGGAAGTTCCGCTTCGGCTACGACGACGCGCTCGACGTCGTCGGCGTGCACCTGGTCGGCGGCATCATCGGCACGCTGCTCATCGGACTGCTGGCCGCGGAGGTCATGACCGGCGGCGTGGAGGGTCTGCTGTACGGCGGCGGGCTCGCGCAGCTCGGCAAGCAGGCGCTGGCGGTCGCCGTCGTCGGCCTGTACGCGTTCGGTGTCACGTATGGCCTCGGCAAGCTCATCGACCGGCTCGTCGGGTTCCGCGTCACCGCCGAACAGGAGACGTCGGGCATCGA
- a CDS encoding DNA polymerase III subunit gamma and tau, with amino-acid sequence MALYRKYRPASFAEVVGQEHVTEPLSTALDAGRINHAYLFSGPRGCGKTSSARILARSLNCVQGPTSTPCGECSSCVALGPGGPGNLDVIELDAASHGGVEDTRELRDRAFYAPAESRYRVFIVDEAHMVTTAGFNALLKIVEEPPEHLIFIFATTEPEKVLPTIRSRTHHYPFRLLAPSTMRGLLEKICAQEHVPVEDAVYPLVIRAGGGSPRDSLSVLDQLLAGAGGEGVRYARALALLGVTDVALIDEAVDALAANDGAALFGTVDKVMDAGHDPRRFAVDLLERLRDLILMRAVPDAAERGLVDAPGDVLDRMREEAERIGPATLARYAELVHDGLGEMRGATAPRLLLEVMCARMLLPSATDAESAVLQRLERIEQGVVITAAGSAAAPAPAAAPRPAAVEPPPSSGPVYQRPSQRREADAAPAPEPQRQPEPPREPEPVRQPEPVVAQPLAEPRQPEPAREPEPSREPEPEPEPVRVPEPPRRPESVVEPVVAVAPVPEPVAPVPEPAAPAPVPEPAPVQAESSDRPDVAGVRAVWSEVRAKVRDRSRTVEVMLSGATVRSVDGPRLVLSHDSAPLAKRLVEPRNTDVIGAAMRDVFGGDWEVTCEHGTAPPAQTAPSRSAQQAKAPAAPRFSRPSQGRAAVAPPPSVPRSSSSDLDDIPPPEAPDYPDDPGPPPVDYEATPPPTTPEDEEEMMAEAAVPVDQASRRDPDEVAAEFLGEILGARKIDG; translated from the coding sequence GTGGCCCTGTACCGGAAATATCGACCAGCTTCGTTCGCGGAGGTGGTGGGTCAGGAGCACGTCACCGAGCCCCTGAGCACCGCACTCGACGCTGGACGCATCAACCACGCCTACCTGTTCTCGGGTCCGCGCGGCTGCGGCAAGACGTCGTCGGCCCGCATCCTGGCGCGCTCGCTCAACTGCGTGCAGGGGCCCACGTCGACGCCGTGCGGTGAGTGCTCGTCGTGTGTCGCCCTCGGCCCGGGCGGGCCAGGCAATCTCGACGTCATCGAGCTCGACGCGGCCAGCCACGGCGGTGTCGAGGACACCCGTGAGCTGCGCGACCGCGCGTTCTACGCGCCCGCCGAGTCGCGGTACCGGGTGTTCATCGTCGACGAGGCGCACATGGTCACCACCGCGGGCTTCAACGCGCTGCTCAAGATCGTCGAGGAGCCGCCGGAGCACCTCATCTTCATCTTCGCCACCACCGAGCCCGAGAAGGTGCTGCCGACCATCCGGTCGCGCACCCACCACTACCCGTTCCGGCTGCTGGCGCCGTCCACCATGCGCGGGCTCCTCGAGAAGATCTGCGCGCAGGAACACGTGCCGGTCGAGGACGCGGTGTACCCACTGGTCATCCGCGCCGGCGGCGGCTCGCCGCGCGACTCGCTGAGCGTGCTCGACCAACTCCTCGCCGGTGCCGGGGGGGAGGGCGTCCGGTATGCGCGGGCGCTCGCCCTGCTCGGCGTCACCGATGTTGCGCTCATCGACGAAGCCGTGGACGCGCTGGCCGCGAACGACGGCGCCGCACTGTTCGGCACCGTCGACAAGGTGATGGACGCCGGGCACGACCCGCGCCGGTTCGCCGTCGACCTGCTCGAGCGCCTGCGCGACCTGATCCTCATGCGCGCCGTGCCCGACGCCGCCGAGCGCGGGCTGGTCGACGCCCCCGGCGACGTCCTCGACCGCATGCGCGAGGAAGCCGAACGCATCGGTCCCGCGACGCTCGCCCGCTACGCCGAACTGGTGCACGACGGCCTCGGCGAGATGCGCGGTGCCACGGCACCACGCCTGCTGCTCGAGGTGATGTGCGCCCGAATGCTGCTGCCGTCCGCCACGGACGCGGAATCGGCTGTGCTGCAACGCCTCGAGCGGATCGAGCAGGGAGTGGTGATCACCGCCGCCGGTTCCGCCGCGGCGCCCGCCCCGGCCGCCGCGCCGCGTCCGGCCGCTGTCGAGCCGCCGCCGTCGTCGGGTCCCGTCTACCAGCGTCCGTCGCAGCGCCGCGAGGCCGACGCCGCGCCGGCCCCCGAGCCGCAGCGGCAGCCGGAACCGCCCCGCGAACCCGAGCCCGTGCGTCAGCCGGAGCCTGTCGTGGCGCAGCCCCTCGCCGAGCCGCGTCAGCCGGAGCCGGCGCGTGAGCCGGAACCTTCCCGCGAACCCGAACCCGAACCCGAGCCCGTGCGCGTGCCGGAACCTCCGCGCCGGCCCGAGTCGGTTGTCGAACCCGTCGTCGCCGTCGCGCCCGTCCCGGAGCCCGTCGCGCCCGTGCCCGAGCCCGCAGCGCCTGCGCCGGTCCCGGAACCTGCTCCGGTGCAAGCGGAGTCGTCGGATCGCCCGGACGTCGCCGGGGTTCGTGCGGTGTGGTCCGAGGTGCGTGCCAAGGTGCGCGACCGCAGTCGCACGGTCGAGGTGATGCTGTCCGGCGCCACGGTCCGGTCGGTGGACGGTCCGCGTCTGGTGCTCAGCCACGACTCGGCCCCGCTGGCCAAGCGCCTGGTCGAGCCTCGCAACACGGACGTGATCGGTGCCGCGATGCGCGATGTGTTCGGCGGCGACTGGGAGGTCACGTGCGAGCACGGCACCGCGCCGCCGGCGCAGACGGCTCCGTCCCGGTCGGCGCAGCAGGCGAAAGCTCCTGCCGCACCGCGTTTCTCCCGGCCCAGTCAGGGCAGGGCTGCCGTGGCGCCCCCTCCGTCGGTACCCCGGTCGTCCTCGTCTGACCTCGACGACATCCCGCCGCCCGAGGCTCCGGACTACCCGGACGACCCCGGGCCGCCGCCCGTCGACTACGAGGCCACCCCTCCTCCCACCACCCCCGAGGATGAGGAAGAGATGATGGCCGAGGCGGCCGTGCCGGTGGATCAGGCGAGCCGTCGCGACCCGGACGAGGTCGCCGCGGAGTTCCTCGGCGAGATCCTCGGCGCGCGCAAGATCGACGGTTAG
- a CDS encoding MFS transporter: MPPTSASPQQTTAPNAAPANAAPPHPRRAARKAAFAAAVSTSLEWYDFFIYATAAALVFNKTFFATQSEVVAALNSFATVAVGFIARPIGGIISGHFGDKYGRKPVLVIAILIMGIATTLIGLVPDTSIVWLAPTMLVLLRICQGLAVGAQWGGAVLLATEYAPPNRRGFYGSFAQLGIPIGVVVGNAVFLIAAWAVTPEAFMSWGWRVPFWISLFMLFVAFAIHRYLEETPEFQQLEAKLAAEPIKRRSPILEVIRNNGGTVIMAGGTYLVGIVMFYLTITGSVQVATTTLDIARSDVLAIILVAAGVLVPMVPLTAYLSDIYGRKLIYGIGIVGMGLWAVPMWLLVGASSPQNIWPLAAALIISCVVMSFQTGPQAALFAELFPPEVRYSGASLGYQAAAILGGMAPMAMVALINGEVDNLWRVGLLIVALAVLALGCLVVLARRAKR, translated from the coding sequence ATGCCCCCAACATCGGCTTCCCCGCAGCAGACCACGGCGCCGAACGCTGCGCCGGCGAACGCTGCGCCGCCGCACCCGCGCCGAGCGGCCCGTAAGGCTGCGTTTGCCGCCGCCGTGTCAACCTCCCTCGAGTGGTACGACTTCTTCATCTACGCGACAGCCGCCGCTCTGGTCTTCAACAAGACGTTCTTTGCCACTCAGAGCGAAGTTGTCGCCGCACTCAATTCGTTCGCTACCGTCGCGGTGGGTTTCATCGCACGGCCCATCGGCGGGATCATCTCCGGTCACTTCGGCGACAAATACGGCCGTAAGCCGGTGCTTGTGATTGCGATCCTGATCATGGGCATCGCGACGACCTTGATCGGACTGGTGCCGGACACCTCGATCGTGTGGCTCGCCCCGACGATGCTGGTGCTGCTGCGCATCTGCCAAGGCCTTGCTGTCGGGGCGCAATGGGGTGGCGCAGTCTTGCTGGCCACCGAGTACGCGCCCCCGAACCGACGAGGCTTCTACGGGAGCTTTGCCCAGCTCGGCATCCCGATCGGCGTGGTCGTCGGCAACGCGGTCTTCCTCATCGCAGCGTGGGCGGTGACACCGGAGGCGTTCATGTCATGGGGCTGGCGCGTCCCGTTCTGGATCAGCCTTTTCATGCTCTTCGTCGCATTCGCCATCCACCGCTACCTCGAAGAAACCCCCGAGTTCCAGCAGCTCGAGGCCAAGCTGGCCGCCGAACCGATCAAGCGGCGTTCCCCAATTCTCGAGGTCATCCGGAACAACGGGGGCACCGTGATCATGGCCGGTGGCACCTATCTGGTCGGCATCGTGATGTTCTATCTCACCATCACGGGGTCGGTACAGGTCGCCACTACAACCCTCGACATTGCCCGATCGGATGTCCTCGCGATCATCCTGGTGGCAGCGGGAGTGCTTGTACCCATGGTGCCGCTGACCGCGTACCTGTCCGACATTTACGGCCGCAAGCTGATCTACGGCATCGGCATCGTGGGCATGGGGCTATGGGCCGTTCCGATGTGGTTGCTCGTCGGCGCCTCGTCACCGCAGAACATTTGGCCGCTCGCTGCCGCCCTGATCATTTCGTGCGTCGTCATGTCGTTCCAGACCGGTCCGCAGGCAGCTCTGTTCGCAGAACTCTTCCCGCCGGAGGTGCGCTATTCGGGCGCCTCGCTCGGCTACCAGGCTGCAGCCATTCTCGGGGGCATGGCTCCGATGGCTATGGTGGCCCTCATCAACGGAGAGGTCGACAATCTCTGGCGGGTGGGACTGCTGATCGTCGCTCTGGCTGTCCTCGCCCTCGGCTGCCTCGTGGTCCTCGCCCGCCGTGCAAAACGGTGA
- a CDS encoding dioxygenase family protein, whose amino-acid sequence MPTRLRSPAPHTTAFSPARHPVGSPLVLTGRIHDDTGRGVRGVSVQVRRSDNGGTVRAGTSTVVTVTTDDDGCFTIATITPAPYQIPADGPTGWFIANEGWNPWRPAHLHVTVKAPRMRTVTTRLYFRRDAWIRHDAPAKAILDPRPGVGGIDRATIDFTLERSTSPVSGA is encoded by the coding sequence GTGCCGACCCGCCTTCGCTCGCCCGCTCCCCACACCACGGCCTTCTCACCTGCGAGACATCCCGTCGGCAGCCCACTCGTGCTGACAGGTCGCATCCACGACGACACGGGCCGGGGTGTGCGCGGTGTCTCCGTCCAGGTCCGTCGCAGCGACAACGGCGGGACGGTCCGTGCGGGCACCTCTACGGTCGTCACGGTCACGACCGACGACGACGGCTGTTTCACGATTGCGACGATTACGCCTGCGCCCTATCAGATTCCGGCTGACGGCCCGACCGGTTGGTTCATCGCGAACGAGGGCTGGAACCCGTGGCGACCGGCGCACCTGCACGTCACGGTCAAGGCGCCGCGGATGCGCACCGTGACCACTCGCCTGTACTTCCGCCGCGACGCCTGGATCCGCCACGACGCCCCGGCGAAGGCGATCCTCGACCCCCGACCCGGCGTCGGCGGAATCGACCGGGCCACAATCGACTTCACGCTCGAACGGTCGACGTCGCCGGTATCCGGCGCCTAA
- a CDS encoding AraC family transcriptional regulator, translating into MSMPSGKIESRDWDEISQVVADAYFPHTLTPRTPVRTDCAFPRSTGEGPVRIARLGWGADVSIRSDHPGAYGVNIPVSGRLDSVVGGREVSSLPGTATVCPPDTDTRIPHWAASCEIIGVRFDHEYLEREMHRILARPDRPLPSQVDLSAPAGTTWMRFVESLSDQMEGPNCLLQNDLVADQLLSAVTTAFVLAAVPDDPEGTEGTEGAVAARPRIVKRVIDALHGDPAHRWTAGEMAEQAGVSVRRLQEGFRQYVGRSPTQYLNDIRLVRARDDLLAADPGDTVTAVALRWGFAHTGRFAATYRSRFGVSPSSALRTT; encoded by the coding sequence ATGTCGATGCCGTCGGGCAAGATCGAATCGCGGGACTGGGACGAGATCTCGCAAGTAGTCGCGGACGCCTACTTTCCGCACACCCTCACACCTCGCACTCCCGTCCGCACCGACTGCGCGTTTCCGCGCAGCACCGGGGAGGGACCTGTCCGCATCGCTCGACTCGGCTGGGGTGCCGACGTCTCGATCCGGTCCGATCACCCCGGTGCCTACGGCGTCAACATTCCGGTGTCGGGTCGACTCGACTCGGTCGTCGGCGGGCGCGAGGTGTCGTCGCTGCCGGGCACCGCCACGGTGTGCCCACCCGACACCGACACCCGGATCCCTCACTGGGCTGCCTCGTGCGAAATCATCGGTGTCCGTTTCGATCACGAGTACCTGGAACGGGAAATGCATCGAATCCTCGCGCGCCCCGATCGTCCACTGCCAAGCCAGGTGGACCTGTCCGCCCCCGCAGGGACGACGTGGATGCGGTTCGTCGAATCGCTGTCCGACCAGATGGAAGGACCGAACTGCCTGCTGCAGAACGATCTGGTCGCGGACCAACTGCTCAGCGCCGTCACCACCGCGTTCGTCCTCGCGGCCGTACCGGACGATCCGGAGGGCACGGAGGGCACGGAGGGCGCCGTCGCGGCGCGACCACGAATCGTCAAGCGGGTCATCGACGCCCTGCACGGCGACCCCGCCCACCGGTGGACGGCCGGCGAGATGGCCGAGCAGGCCGGCGTGAGCGTGCGCCGACTACAGGAAGGGTTCCGGCAGTACGTGGGCAGGAGTCCGACCCAGTACCTGAACGACATCCGCCTCGTCCGCGCCCGCGACGATCTCCTCGCCGCAGACCCGGGCGACACGGTCACCGCGGTGGCCCTGCGCTGGGGCTTCGCCCACACCGGCCGCTTCGCGGCCACCTACCGCAGCCGATTCGGCGTCTCCCCGTCCTCGGCCCTCCGCACGACCTGA
- a CDS encoding YbjQ family protein, which yields MLVVTTNDIPGWEIQRVIGEVFGLTVRSRNIGSQIGAGLKSLVGGELQGMTKNLTESRNEAMSRLINEASQRGGNVIVAMRFETSDLGGNWSEICAYGTAAYAVPVTDAARQTAAELGYRN from the coding sequence ATGCTTGTTGTGACGACGAACGACATTCCCGGCTGGGAGATCCAGCGCGTGATCGGCGAGGTCTTCGGACTGACCGTCCGGTCCCGCAACATCGGCTCCCAGATCGGCGCCGGCCTCAAGTCGCTGGTGGGTGGTGAGCTCCAGGGCATGACGAAGAACCTCACCGAGAGCCGCAACGAGGCGATGAGCCGACTGATCAACGAGGCGTCGCAGCGGGGCGGGAACGTGATCGTCGCGATGCGGTTCGAGACGTCCGACCTCGGCGGCAACTGGTCGGAGATCTGCGCGTACGGCACCGCGGCCTACGCGGTACCCGTCACCGACGCCGCGAGGCAGACGGCAGCCGAGTTGGGCTATCGAAACTGA
- a CDS encoding DUF7927 domain-containing protein, producing MASFARTVSGLAVAALTATTWGIAAAPAGADPLAAQPGELIVNGDAENGITEWTGTTFASRAYSTGLQPTIVNEKGATGKTFDGGTSYFGVSGNANRKATQVVDLTPSAASIDTGKVTALGGAYLGAIAGQNDRVGVNYTFTDASGTVLGTFSLPAVTNSDRGGVRGFARRDASAPVPVGTRSVTVDLVFTAAYGSLDAYADNISLRLDAAPSELQVTHTADASGPLDDNQVVNYTVTFTNTGAQPLAVDQALALAGLLDDADLVSGPTSSDAALSVQGSVDTFGIAGTLQPGQTVTIVYSVVTKTYAQQGDHNLVSLVAAPSALPGGVPASCTGTADCLEMATADTAAVPLVNPAVAGITAAVGLAGGGVLLLRRRRTGTA from the coding sequence ATGGCGTCGTTCGCAAGGACCGTCTCCGGTCTGGCGGTTGCGGCTCTGACCGCGACCACCTGGGGAATCGCCGCGGCACCGGCCGGAGCGGATCCGCTGGCCGCGCAACCGGGTGAGCTGATCGTCAACGGCGACGCCGAGAACGGCATCACCGAATGGACGGGCACCACCTTCGCGTCGAGGGCCTACAGCACCGGTCTGCAGCCGACGATCGTCAACGAGAAGGGCGCGACCGGGAAGACGTTCGACGGCGGCACCAGCTACTTCGGGGTCTCGGGTAATGCCAACAGGAAGGCCACGCAGGTTGTCGACCTGACGCCGTCCGCGGCCAGTATCGACACCGGAAAGGTGACCGCACTCGGCGGGGCCTACCTGGGCGCGATCGCCGGCCAGAACGACCGCGTCGGCGTCAACTACACCTTCACGGACGCGTCCGGTACGGTCCTGGGCACTTTCTCGCTGCCCGCCGTGACCAACAGTGACCGCGGTGGCGTACGGGGATTCGCCCGCCGCGACGCCTCGGCGCCCGTTCCGGTCGGCACCCGCTCTGTGACGGTCGACCTCGTCTTCACCGCCGCCTACGGCTCGCTCGACGCGTACGCCGACAACATCTCGCTGCGACTCGACGCGGCACCGAGCGAGTTGCAAGTGACGCACACTGCCGACGCATCGGGCCCGCTGGACGACAACCAGGTGGTCAACTACACCGTCACCTTCACCAACACCGGCGCCCAACCGCTCGCGGTCGACCAGGCGCTGGCGCTCGCGGGCCTGCTCGACGACGCGGACCTCGTCTCCGGACCGACCAGTTCGGACGCCGCCCTGTCAGTCCAGGGCTCTGTCGACACCTTCGGCATTGCCGGAACCCTGCAGCCCGGCCAGACGGTGACCATCGTCTACAGCGTGGTCACCAAAACGTATGCGCAGCAGGGTGACCACAACCTCGTGTCCCTCGTGGCCGCCCCGTCCGCCCTGCCCGGAGGCGTGCCGGCCTCGTGCACCGGTACCGCCGACTGCCTCGAAATGGCGACCGCCGACACCGCTGCCGTCCCCCTCGTGAACCCGGCCGTCGCCGGAATCACGGCGGCAGTGGGCCTGGCCGGAGGCGGCGTCCTGCTGCTCCGCCGGCGACGCACCGGAACAGCCTGA
- the wecB gene encoding non-hydrolyzing UDP-N-acetylglucosamine 2-epimerase, producing MKALEAHPALDPTVIVTGQHTGLVDQVHATFGISADHDLNLMEPGQPLGRLSGRVTTAASAVLRAERPDAVVVHGDTSSSTAAALAAFSENIPVVHLEAGLRSHDLGNPFPEEGNRRMTAAVTALHLCPTNLARRNLLDEGVVPDRVTVTGNTVVDALLTVASSDIPPTDPALRTALAGGRRLVLLTLHRRESWGPPMSAIAKSVRRIVEAVPDIVVLCPMHPNPMVRETLTANLGGHERILLTEPLEYTDLATALRHAHLVLTDSGGIQEEAPTFGVPVLVLRDTTERPEAIDAGCALLVGTRPDAIFSEATRLFLDADAYRTMTAAGNPYGDGHAGARAAAAIAELVGAGSRLPDYAPDGDFSSSTRIAVSVG from the coding sequence GTGAAGGCACTCGAGGCCCATCCCGCACTCGACCCGACCGTCATCGTCACCGGCCAGCACACCGGCCTCGTCGACCAGGTCCACGCCACGTTCGGGATCTCCGCCGACCACGACCTGAACCTCATGGAGCCGGGTCAACCGCTGGGCCGGCTGTCCGGCCGCGTCACCACCGCCGCGAGTGCGGTGCTCCGCGCCGAACGCCCCGACGCGGTGGTGGTCCACGGTGACACGTCCAGCTCCACCGCGGCCGCCCTGGCCGCGTTCAGCGAGAACATCCCCGTCGTCCACCTCGAGGCCGGGCTGCGCTCGCACGACCTCGGCAACCCGTTTCCGGAGGAGGGTAATCGGCGGATGACGGCGGCTGTGACGGCGCTGCATCTGTGCCCCACAAACCTGGCCCGCCGCAATCTGCTCGACGAGGGTGTCGTGCCCGATCGGGTCACGGTGACGGGCAACACCGTCGTCGACGCGCTGCTCACCGTGGCGTCCAGCGACATCCCGCCCACCGACCCCGCCCTGCGGACCGCGTTGGCCGGCGGTCGACGCCTCGTTCTGCTGACGCTGCATCGCCGCGAGTCGTGGGGGCCACCGATGAGCGCGATCGCGAAGTCGGTGCGACGGATCGTCGAGGCCGTGCCCGACATCGTCGTTCTCTGCCCGATGCACCCGAATCCGATGGTGCGCGAGACACTGACCGCGAACCTGGGTGGGCACGAACGCATTCTGCTCACCGAGCCGCTGGAGTACACCGACCTGGCAACCGCGCTCCGTCACGCCCATCTGGTCCTCACTGACTCCGGCGGAATCCAAGAGGAAGCACCGACTTTCGGAGTACCCGTACTGGTGCTGCGCGACACCACCGAGCGCCCCGAGGCCATCGACGCCGGGTGTGCTCTGCTGGTCGGCACCCGACCGGACGCGATCTTCAGCGAGGCGACGCGGCTATTCCTCGACGCCGACGCGTACCGAACGATGACGGCCGCCGGAAACCCGTACGGCGACGGGCACGCCGGCGCGCGCGCCGCCGCCGCGATTGCCGAACTGGTCGGGGCCGGGTCGCGGTTGCCGGACTACGCACCCGACGGTGACTTCTCATCCTCGACGCGAATCGCCGTATCGGTCGGATAG